The following are encoded in a window of Dysidea avara chromosome 4, odDysAvar1.4, whole genome shotgun sequence genomic DNA:
- the LOC136252881 gene encoding probable RNA-binding protein 46, with protein MSCSSRSASPSLANTSDTSRSTPDKDTVSSTSEIGEDEFARGIPGSPSSSVSITPKPIEQDEAILAASLSKSPLQQLMERTGCGIVQVNGQRHYGPPSDWTGPPPPRGSEVFVGKIPRDCFEDELVPIFERIGYIYEVRLMMEYTGQNRGYAFVVFSKPSEAKECIRQMNNYEIRKGRYLGVCISVDNCRLFVGGIPKRAQKEEVIIEISKVTDGVVDVIMYPSAQDKTKNRGFAFIEYECHRAAAMARRKLMSGGIQLWGHQIAVDWAEPEIEPDEEVMSQVKVLYVRNLMLTTTEHLLHEAFSYHAPVERVKKIRDYAFVHFETRDGAMKALKALNGSMLDGSIVEVSLAKPVDKDTYQRSPRFCRVLSPYNTGTNWGYVPWEYAAAAAAAMMWGTPSYFPTQTVRPAMTSAGSRAYSSRSPTRGRYCFPSQPTSATASAMTPPPTRFYSPPPGYYRPFVYPTPLTPATATSATQYGASPTKQPQQRRGHGKYYNEGATQMMMADSTTMGSSSLQTMKKSPLQVLEDICMKQGWGAPVYTLHSTTSSNMATDLQLFIYHIRINALGVTFQPTKLSPTIEDAQRIAAEYCLLQLGYSYTPESYTPHGTPAASPVRLQTTSFPSGFFTANSTNTTTTAKLFPGWQYEPPQQTSTGMLAYEIPSTPHQQTNNYTGDLYPASFLN; from the exons ATGTCTTGTTCCAGTCGCTCAGCTTCACCTTCCCTCGCAAACACCTCCGACACGAGCCGCTCAACTCCAGACAAGGACACAGTCTCGAGCACCAGCGAAATTGGAGAAGATGAGTTCGCGCGAGGAATTCCCGGGAGTCCTTCTTCGTCTGTCAGCATCACTCCAAAGCCTATCGAACAAGATGAGGCCATATTGGCAGCTTCCTTGAG TAAGTCACCACTTCAGCAGTTAATGGAGAGGACAGGATGCGGGATAGTGCAAGTTAATGGACAGCGTCACTACGGGCCACCGAGTGACTGGACTGGCCCCCCACCACCACGCGGCTCTGAAGTCTTCGTTGGGAAGATACCTCGGGATTGTTTTGAGGACGAGTTAGTTCCCATTTTCGAACGAATAGGCTACATCTACGAGGTGCGACTAATGATGGAATACACCGGCCAGAACAGAG GTTATGCTTTTGTCGTCTTTTCTAAACCATCGGAGGCTAAAGAATGTATCAGACAGATGAACAACTATGAAATCAGAAAAGGACGATATTTAGGTGTCTGTATATCAGTTGATAACTGTCGATTGTTTGTTGGAGGAATTCCAAAAAGAGCCCAGAAGGAAGAAGTGATTATAGAAATTAGCAAGGTGACAGATGGAGTAGTGGACGTCATAATGTACCCTTCAGCCCAAGATAAGACCAAAAACAGAGGATTTGCATTCATAGAATATGAATGTCATCGGGCAGCAGCCATGGCAAGAAGAAAATTGATGTCTGGAGGTATACAATTATGGGGTCACCAGATAGCAGTTGACTGGGCTGAACCAGAGATAGAGCCTGATGAAGAAGTAATGTCACAG GTGAAGGTCTTGTATGTGAGGAACCTCATGTTGACCACCACAGAACACCTCCTTCATGAAGCCTTCTCCTACCATGCTCCGGTTGAGAGGGTGAAGAAAATCAGAGATTATGCTTTTGTTCACTTTGAAACTAGGGATGGTGCTATGAAGGCACTGAAGGCTCTGAATG GGTCAATGTTGGATGGGTCAATTGTGGAGGTGTCTCTTGCTAAACCTGTTGATAAGGACACTTACCAAAGGAGTCCACGTTTCTGTCGTGTCTTATCTCCCTATAATACTGGTACCAATTGGGGTTATGTGCCGTGGGAGTATGCTGCTGCGGCCGCTGCTGCCATGATGTGGGGCACCCCATCTTATTTCCCAACACAAAC TGTTCGTCCAGCAATGACCTCAGCAGGATCAAGGGCTTATAGTAGTCGGTCACCAACTCGTGGACGATACTGTTTCCCTTCACAACCCACTTCAGCTACTGCATCTGCCATGACCCCTCCTCCAACACGATTCTACTCCCCTCCACCAGGGTATTATCGTCCATTTGTGTACCCTACACCATTGACACCTGCCACTGCCACCTCTGCTACACAATATGGAGCAAGTCCCACCAAGCAGCCACAACAACGTAGGGGGCATGGTAAATACTACAATGAAGGGGCTACTCAGATGATGATGGCAGACTCAACAACTATGGGAAGCAGTAGCCTACAGACAATGAAGAAGTCACCATTACAA GTACTAGAGGACATTTGTATGAAGCAGGGTTGGGGTGCTCCAGTGTACACCCTCCACTCTACTACAAGTAGCAATATGGCTACTGATCTTCAGCTGTTCATCTACCATATAAGGATTAATGCCCTTGGAGTAACGTTCCAGCCAACAAAACTTAGTCCTACTATTGAAGATGCTCAGAGAATAGCAGCAGAATATTGTCTGCTACAACTGGGCTATTCCTATACTCCTGAAA gtTACACACCTCATGGGACCCCTGCTGCTAGTCCAGTCCGACTCCAGACCACATCATTTCCTTCTGGTTTTTTCACAGCCAATAGTActaatactactactacagcCAAGCTGTTCCCCGGATGGCAATATGAACCTCCACAGCAAACCTCAACTGGAATGTTAGCATATGAGATACCCAGCACACCTCACCAACAAACTAACAACTATACTGGGGACTTGTACCCGGCATCTTTTTTGAATTaa